The following nucleotide sequence is from Sphingomonas swuensis.
GCCATAGCTGCCGTAGCCGCCATAAGGATCATAATAGCCCGAGCCGACACCGACTCCGACGCCGCCATAGGATCCGTAGGTCGAGCAGCCGGCGAGCCCGAAGGCGCCGATCGCGGCGAGGGTGAGATTGCGAACAAGCGACATGGACACGCTCCGTACTGCCCCCCGGCCTATACCCCCCGCTCTTCGGCCAAGTTGCTTGAACGGCAGGTGAATTTTCGACCCTCTTGGAGAAGGCAGAGCGGCTGCTAGGCTGCGCTGGATGACCTTCGCCGATCGCCTCGAGGAGCTTGGCCGGGCCGCCTCCCTGCCCGCGGCGCTCGCGCTCTACGATGCGCTGCCGCCGCTCTTGCCGGAAGAGCTGATCGGCCGCTGGAAGGGCGCCGAGATTGCGACCGGCCATCCCTTCGACGGACTGCTTGAGCCGTCGGGCTGGTGGGGCAAGGAGTTCCGCTCGATCGACGACGTCGACCCCTTGCTGTTCGAGCATCGCGGAAGACGCTTCGCCGGCAATCCGGGGCTGATGCCGCTTGGCCTGGTCGCGCGTTTCCCGCGGCTGGCCCGGTCTGCGGCGGGCGCCGCTCTGTTCCGATCGCTCCTGCCGCTACTCCGGACCGGGCGTCCGCATGCCCGGCTCCGGCCGGTCAGCTACCGCGGCGTGACCTCGGCCGCGATGCTCTACGACCAGCTGCCGATCGTCGACTGCTTCCGCCGGGTGGACGAGGACCGGCTGCTCGGCGCGATGGACATCCGCGGTCAGGCTGAGCCCTACCTATTCACCCTTCGGCGGGCCTGACTGGCGGGTTGCGGGGCGGGAGCACGCCCCCTAGGTCGCGAGCCCATGTGTGCCCGCCGCTTCCTGCTCGTCATCTTCTTCCTCACCCTGCTGGTGGTCGGAGGAAGTTTCGCCATCTGGCAGTACGGCCAGCGGTTCATTGCCCGCTCGGTCGCGCTTCCGACGGTCGAGTTCAAGGCACCGCCGGCGGCGAGCGGTCCAGACTATGTCCGGATCGAGAACTGGCTCAACCTGCCCGACACCGTCCCGCCCGGTCCCGCAAGCTGGCAGCCGAAGGGCTATGTGCCCCAGGCGATCGCGTTGCGACCGGCCGCGACCTTCTACATCCACCCGACCACCTACCTGCAGCGCGACCGCTGGAACGCGCCGCTCGGCGACAAGGAAAGCCAGGACCGGGCGCGGCTCTTCGTGCGCAGCCAGGGGAGCGCCTTCGGCCAGACCAGCGTCTACGCCCCGAAATATCGCCAGGCTGCATTCGGCGCCTTCCTCGACACCGGCGAAGATGCGACCAAGGCGCTCGACCTCGCTTATTCGGACGTGGCGCGCGCCTTTGATCGCTTCCTGTCGCAGGTGCCCGACGGGCCAATCGTGCTCGCCGGCCACAGCCAGGGCGGGCTCCACCTCACCCGGCTGCTTCGCGAACGGATTGCAAGGGATCCGGCGCTCGCCCGGCGGATCGTCGCGGCCTATGTAATCGGCTGGCCGGTCAGCGTCGCCGCGGACATCCCCGCCATGGGGCTTCCGGCCTGTACCCGCGCCGACCAGGCCGGGTGCATCCTCAGCTGGCAGAGCTTCAAGGACCCGGCCAACACCGACCTCATCACCGGGGTCTACAATGGCTCGACCGGCTTCAACGGCCAGCCGCGCCGGCGCGAGGACATGCTGTGCGTCAACCCGGTGACCGGCACCGCCGCCGCGAGCCGCCCCGACCAGAGCGCGGGGACCACCGTCCCGACCGATCAGAACCTCGCCGACGCGACCTTCACGCCCGGTCAGGTCGGCGCCCGCTGCGAGCGCGGCTTCCTGATGATCGACGGCCCCGACAACAAGCTGCCCGACCTCGGGCCCTATGTGCTTCCGGGCAACAACTACCATGTCTACGACGTCGCGCTGTTCTGGGGCGACGTCCGGCTCGACCTTGCGCGGCGGCTGGGCGCTTGGCGGCCATGATCACCGCCTCGGCCGCCGACTTCGTCGCAGCGCTTCCCGACGGCGGGGTGCTGGCCGGACTCGATGTCGGTACCAAGACGATCGGCCTCGCGCTGTGCGACAAGGGCTGGAGCTTCGCCGGCCCTGCCGAGACCATCCGCCGGACCAAGTTCACGTTCGATCTCGAAGCGCTCCGGACCTTCGTCGCACGGCACGCGGTGCGCGGCCTCGCGGTCGGCCTTCCGCTCAACATGGACGGCAGCGACAGCCCGCGCACCCAGTCGGTCCGCGCCTTTG
It contains:
- a CDS encoding DUF3089 domain-containing protein → MCARRFLLVIFFLTLLVVGGSFAIWQYGQRFIARSVALPTVEFKAPPAASGPDYVRIENWLNLPDTVPPGPASWQPKGYVPQAIALRPAATFYIHPTTYLQRDRWNAPLGDKESQDRARLFVRSQGSAFGQTSVYAPKYRQAAFGAFLDTGEDATKALDLAYSDVARAFDRFLSQVPDGPIVLAGHSQGGLHLTRLLRERIARDPALARRIVAAYVIGWPVSVAADIPAMGLPACTRADQAGCILSWQSFKDPANTDLITGVYNGSTGFNGQPRRREDMLCVNPVTGTAAASRPDQSAGTTVPTDQNLADATFTPGQVGARCERGFLMIDGPDNKLPDLGPYVLPGNNYHVYDVALFWGDVRLDLARRLGAWRP
- a CDS encoding DUF4334 domain-containing protein, producing the protein MTFADRLEELGRAASLPAALALYDALPPLLPEELIGRWKGAEIATGHPFDGLLEPSGWWGKEFRSIDDVDPLLFEHRGRRFAGNPGLMPLGLVARFPRLARSAAGAALFRSLLPLLRTGRPHARLRPVSYRGVTSAAMLYDQLPIVDCFRRVDEDRLLGAMDIRGQAEPYLFTLRRA
- the ruvX gene encoding Holliday junction resolvase RuvX, encoding MITASAADFVAALPDGGVLAGLDVGTKTIGLALCDKGWSFAGPAETIRRTKFTFDLEALRTFVARHAVRGLAVGLPLNMDGSDSPRTQSVRAFARNLGPLGLPVLLWDERWSTQAVERAMIAADVSRSKRADAVDKLAAAHILQGAIDALCNLPRQG